From the genome of Candidatus Palauibacter scopulicola, one region includes:
- a CDS encoding M1 family metallopeptidase codes for MKYALSLLLVSSFALGSTLDGFRLALGAGGVGPEPSSGRAAMDTYPKNPAIDALNYAFALTLSDETDMISGEATIDLRFLEAGIDEVRLDLIELKADGNGMRVLAVTGADGALEFEHREDALFIALASPTEAGERRQVTVAYEGVPATGLIIGPNKHGDRTFFSDNWPNKARNWLPTIDHPYDKATSELIVTAPAHYQVISNGLLIEESDLLDGKRRSHWKQSVPIATWLYALGVARFAVQTVDYYDGIPIQTWVYPQDRDPGFHDFAVPTKQAMEFYADMVGPYSYEKLANVQSNSVGGGMEAATAIFYGDASVTGERDVRWRNVIIHEVAHQWFGNSVTEYDWDDVWLSEGFATYFTLLFIEHQYGRDEFIERLKVSRDRIRDFMLVNPDYRIVHDNLSDMGLVTSGPGTYQKGSWVLHMLRGVVGEDAFWAGIQAYYREFRNLNATTADFRRAMEEASGLDLRTFFDQWLYRGGWMEFEGGWSYDAAAGTIHVDIRQTQDERYTFRMPAEIAIHLPPDGLIEGGVHGGVRAPRVEVIDVDGRQGRFTIPVPAEPLDVVFDPNTWLLMDAVFERR; via the coding sequence ATGAAATACGCTCTGTCGCTGCTGCTGGTCTCATCGTTCGCGTTGGGTTCGACTCTCGACGGGTTTCGCCTGGCTCTTGGGGCGGGCGGGGTCGGGCCGGAGCCGTCGTCGGGACGGGCGGCGATGGACACGTACCCGAAGAACCCGGCCATCGATGCGCTCAACTACGCGTTTGCGCTCACGCTGAGCGACGAGACGGACATGATCTCGGGCGAGGCGACGATCGATCTCCGTTTCCTGGAAGCGGGCATCGACGAGGTGCGGCTGGACCTGATCGAGCTGAAGGCCGATGGCAACGGCATGCGGGTTCTGGCCGTCACCGGGGCCGACGGGGCGCTGGAGTTCGAGCACCGGGAGGACGCGCTCTTCATCGCGCTCGCCAGTCCCACGGAGGCGGGCGAGCGCCGGCAGGTCACGGTCGCGTACGAGGGCGTTCCGGCCACCGGTCTCATCATCGGGCCCAACAAGCACGGGGACCGGACCTTCTTCAGCGACAACTGGCCCAACAAGGCGCGGAACTGGCTGCCGACGATCGATCATCCGTACGACAAGGCGACGAGCGAACTCATCGTCACGGCGCCGGCCCACTACCAGGTCATCTCCAACGGCCTCCTCATCGAGGAGAGCGATCTCCTGGACGGCAAGCGCCGCTCGCACTGGAAGCAGTCCGTCCCGATCGCGACCTGGCTGTACGCGCTCGGCGTGGCGCGCTTCGCCGTGCAAACGGTGGATTACTACGACGGGATACCGATCCAGACGTGGGTCTACCCGCAGGATCGCGACCCCGGCTTCCACGACTTCGCGGTGCCGACGAAGCAGGCGATGGAGTTCTACGCCGACATGGTCGGCCCGTACTCGTACGAGAAGCTGGCGAACGTGCAGTCCAACAGTGTCGGAGGCGGCATGGAGGCGGCCACCGCCATCTTCTACGGCGACGCCTCGGTCACCGGCGAACGGGACGTGCGCTGGCGGAACGTGATCATCCACGAGGTGGCGCATCAGTGGTTCGGGAATTCCGTCACCGAATACGACTGGGACGACGTCTGGCTGAGCGAAGGCTTCGCCACGTACTTCACGCTGCTCTTCATCGAACATCAGTACGGGCGTGACGAGTTCATCGAGCGGTTGAAGGTGAGCCGCGACCGGATCCGGGACTTCATGTTGGTGAATCCGGACTACCGAATCGTCCACGACAACCTCTCGGACATGGGCCTGGTCACGAGCGGGCCGGGGACATACCAGAAGGGCTCGTGGGTGCTGCACATGCTGCGCGGGGTCGTCGGGGAGGACGCGTTCTGGGCCGGGATCCAGGCGTACTACCGGGAGTTCCGAAACCTGAACGCGACGACGGCGGATTTCCGGCGGGCGATGGAGGAGGCGTCGGGCCTCGATCTGCGGACGTTCTTCGACCAGTGGCTCTACCGCGGCGGGTGGATGGAGTTCGAGGGCGGCTGGAGCTACGACGCGGCGGCGGGGACGATTCACGTCGACATCCGGCAGACGCAGGACGAACGCTACACCTTCCGCATGCCGGCGGAGATCGCGATCCACCTTCCCCCGGATGGCCTGATCGAGGGCGGAGTGCACGGGGGCGTTCGAGCGCCTCGAGTTGAGGTGATCGATGTGGATGGACGGCAGGGTCGCTTCACGATCCCCGTTCCGGCGGAGCCGCTCGACGTCGTCTTCGACCCGAACACGTGGCTGCTCATGGACGCGGTCTTCGAGCGCCGGTAG
- a CDS encoding TA system VapC family ribonuclease toxin, translating to MIAVDTNILVYAHRRESPLHESAKALVGALAERDGAWAIPWPCCYEFMGIVTNRRIWHEAASPPDRAWAQLRAWAESPSCRLLAETETEEFLDLLQRLVTRPRVRGPLVHDARVAAICLAHGTDILLTRDRDFALFPELTARDPWRMDPGGSTD from the coding sequence GTGATCGCGGTCGATACCAACATCCTCGTCTACGCGCACCGGCGGGAGTCGCCCCTGCATGAGTCGGCGAAGGCGTTGGTGGGGGCGCTGGCCGAGCGCGACGGCGCGTGGGCCATTCCCTGGCCCTGCTGCTACGAGTTCATGGGCATCGTCACAAACCGCCGCATCTGGCATGAGGCGGCAAGCCCGCCCGACCGCGCCTGGGCCCAGCTTCGCGCGTGGGCCGAGTCCCCCTCGTGCCGTCTGCTTGCAGAAACGGAGACGGAGGAGTTCCTCGATCTCTTGCAGCGCTTGGTCACGCGACCCCGAGTCCGCGGACCGCTCGTCCACGATGCGCGCGTTGCCGCCATTTGCCTCGCCCACGGCACCGACATCCTCCTCACCCGAGACCGCGACTTCGCGCTCTTCCCCGAACTCACGGCGCGCGACCCGTGGCGAATGGACC
- a CDS encoding amidohydrolase family protein, translated as MTSSEAIVAGTRNGALAARALEDFGTIEVGKFADLVLLDANPLDDIRNIRRQSMVMKEGKVIDVNALPTNPVMFVP; from the coding sequence ATGACTTCGTCCGAAGCCATCGTGGCCGGCACCCGCAACGGCGCCCTCGCCGCCCGCGCCCTCGAAGACTTCGGCACGATCGAGGTCGGCAAGTTCGCGGATCTCGTCCTCCTGGACGCCAACCCCCTGGACGACATCCGCAACATCCGCCGCCAATCGATGGTGATGAAGGAAGGAAAGGTGATCGACGTCAACGCCCTCCCCACAAACCCCGTCATGTTCGTCCCCTGA
- a CDS encoding HNH endonuclease → MNYGDPSTLAGAAGFDREFDRRVRTAAFDWLASQCSIHGEVLPLALLREGFTVGGRQVHVIGPKGIFKPAVMDVPLSITTAPKGPYHDVFGSDNLLRYQYRRDGPDHPDNVGLRSVMSYHLPLVYFHGLIPGKYMPVWPVFVVHDERRSSTFSVAVDDVVHTNLVGSPERVREDPALRREYVTVLTRRRLHQRAFRERVLAAYRHQCALCRLRRDELLDAAHIDPDAQGGEPTVNNGLALCRLHHAAFDRFFLGVRPDTRPQSGVGSRPLHIIEVRPDVLDERDGPTLRHAIQELHGRPIILPPKSSDYPDLSSLAKRYDRFREKAVAS, encoded by the coding sequence ATGAACTATGGGGACCCTTCGACGCTAGCTGGCGCTGCGGGATTCGACCGCGAATTCGACCGGCGCGTGCGGACAGCAGCCTTCGATTGGCTTGCGAGCCAATGCTCGATTCACGGGGAGGTGCTGCCTCTGGCTCTGCTGCGCGAAGGGTTCACCGTTGGTGGGCGTCAAGTGCATGTGATCGGCCCAAAGGGCATCTTCAAGCCTGCCGTGATGGACGTGCCACTCTCGATTACAACAGCTCCCAAGGGGCCGTATCACGACGTCTTCGGTTCGGACAACCTCCTCCGATACCAGTACCGCCGAGACGGTCCCGACCATCCCGACAACGTCGGGCTGCGGTCGGTCATGTCGTACCATCTACCTCTGGTGTATTTCCATGGTCTGATTCCCGGAAAGTACATGCCTGTATGGCCCGTATTCGTGGTTCACGACGAGCGTCGGTCCAGCACGTTCTCGGTGGCCGTTGATGATGTGGTCCACACGAATCTCGTCGGGTCACCGGAGCGTGTCCGAGAAGACCCCGCCTTGCGCCGCGAGTATGTGACCGTGCTCACGCGGCGCCGTCTGCATCAGCGCGCGTTTCGTGAGCGAGTGCTCGCAGCCTACCGCCATCAGTGCGCCCTTTGCCGCCTCCGACGCGACGAGTTGCTCGACGCCGCGCACATCGATCCTGACGCTCAAGGCGGCGAGCCGACGGTGAACAACGGGTTGGCGCTGTGCCGACTCCACCATGCTGCGTTCGACCGATTCTTCCTCGGAGTGCGCCCAGACACCCGCCCGCAGTCAGGAGTTGGCTCGCGGCCGCTCCATATCATCGAGGTCCGACCCGACGTGCTCGACGAGCGCGATGGCCCAACCCTGCGGCATGCAATTCAGGAACTACACGGTCGACCGATCATTCTCCCCCCAAAGTCCTCGGATTACCCCGACCTTAGTTCTCTTGCGAAGAGGTATGACCGCTTCCGGGAGAAGGCCGTCGCCTCGTAA